In Egibacteraceae bacterium, the genomic window GTCGAACGCGTGGATCTCGGTGGTGGTTCCCGTGTCCCACCAGTCGGTGCCCGTGACGGCGTCCCAGCGGGCGGTGGCGACGTACAGCCCCGTCGGGGAGGCGTAGACGGTCTGGCCCGTGGCGAGCAGCCCCATGGAGGTGTCGGGAGCGAAGCTCTCGGCGAGGTCCACGGTCACCACCGACAGCAGGTTCAGCCCGGAGAACTCCGGCGGCCGGTCGACCTGCGCGCAGTCGAGCAGCGTGCCCTGCTCGACCACGGTGCCCGACGCGTCCGCGCGCGTGTAGCCGGGCAGCCAGTCCTCGGCCGTGGACGCCTCGACGCGGACGCGGTTCTCCCGGGCGGCGACGGCCTCGGCGTCGGGCTGGGTGAAGTCGGGGAAGGCGAAGGGCAGCGCCGGTGCGGAGTTCACCACGACCCGCGCGACGCCCTCGACCATGCGGGCCGACAGCGCGAACCCGTCGAGCTCCAGGGTCTCGACCACCTGCATTGGTTGCCCCTCGGCGACGTCCACCAGGGACAGGACGCCGGTCTCCTCGTAGTGGTCGCCGCCGCGCTGGCGGTAGTCCCGCGACAGCACGAGCGCCCGGTCGCCGGCCAGCAGCAGCTCGCTGGCGTGGCCGGGCACCGGCAGCGATCCCGCCGCGACAGGCCCGGCGCCGGTGACGTCGGTGCGGTGCAGGCGCCCGTCGGCGATCGTCAGCAGCTGCCGCCCGTCGGTCTTGACGAGGTCGGCCTCGTCCACGCCCTCCTCCTGCACGTTGGTGTCGGAGAAGTCCACACCGGGCTCGGGCGCCGGGGGGGCTTCGCTGTCGGGTGCGCCCACGGGGGCGGGCTCGGGGAAGCCGCCGCCGTCGTCGACGAGCGGGCGCTGGGGGAAGACTCCGAGGTTGTGCTGGTCCAACCCGTAGGGCCCCACGATCGCCAGGGCCTCCTCCTTCAGGTGGCCGAGCAGATCCTCGCAGGCCGTGAAGCTGCGCAGGGCCGAGGCCGCGCGCAGGGTGCCGGGCGAGTCCCGAACCAGGCCGCGGTCCACCAGCAGACCGAGGCCGCGGGCCAGGAACGAGGCACCCTGGCCGCGGGTGACGGTCTCGGTGGGGTGGAAGCGGCCCGGGGTGACGCCGAGGGCGAGCCCCGCCTCGGCCGCCTTGTTGATCGCCTGCTCGTGGACGGATCCGGCGTCGTCGGCGAAGTGGTCGCGCGGCGCCGCGGGCAGCGCCTGGCCGATGCGCGCCTCCAGGGAGCGCACGAGGATGCTCGCCATCTGGCCCCGGGTCACGGGCGCGCGCGGGCGGTAGGTGCCGTCCCCCAAGCCCTCCAGCACCCCGACCGCGGCCAGCCGGTTGGTGGCGTAGTGGTGGACCGACCCGCCGTCGTCGGTGAACGCATCCGCCGGCGAGGCGGGCAGCGCGCCGCCGGAGCCCCGCACGAGGCGCGCGACGAACGAGGCCATCTGCGCTCGCAGGACGTCTCCGCCCGGTGCGTACCGGTCGTCGCCGACACCCCGGGCGATGCCCCACCAGGCGGCGCAGTCGATGGCCCCCGCATGCACCGAACCGGGCGTCACATCGACGAACCGGCCCGCGGGGACCTCGGCCGGGCAGGCCCCTCGCACCGGCCCGTGCTGCTCGGCGCCGGCGGTGCCGGTCCCGGGGACCGCCACCAGCACCAGCGCCAGCGCCCCCGCCAGGACGGCCGATCCGGCCCACCGCGTTCGGCTGTCCCGCATGTCCGCCTCCTCGTCACGTCAGTATCCCCCTCCTGAGACGCCGGTGCCACGGCTGAAGTTCCGGGTGCGGGCGGCCAATCTGAAGCGGGCAGCGCCGGCGGGCCCGCGCCGACTGCCTCAAGAGGGTGGGGACCGGCGCCGACAGATGGCACATGGGGTTGGTGGACGTGCTGAGCTGGGTGGACGGGGCGATCTTCTGCGTCGTGGGGGTGCTCGCCGTCCTGCGCTGGCGACGGGACCGCACGCACGGGACCGGGGCCATCGCCGTGGCGTTCGTGCTGCTCGCGGTCGTGAGCCTGGCCGACCTGGCCACCCACGTCGTCGGCAGAGCGTCATGGCTGCAACCGGTGACCGTGCTCGCCTTCGCCGGTGTGGGGTACGCGGTGCTGGAGCATCGCGCTGGGCTGTTCGGCCTCGCGACCAGGTGGCGGGTGGCGGCGGCGGTCGGACTCTCGGCGGCGACCGCCGTCCTGCTCGTCACCGGGTTCACCCGGGTGGATGCCCGCCTCTCGAGTGTCGCCGCGCTGGCGCTCATCCTGGTGTGGTCGACGTGCATGCTGGAACCGGCGGTGCGGCTGTGGCGCGCGGCCGGCTCCGCGGCGACGATCCAGAGCGCGCAGCTACGCCTGCTGTCGGGCTCCTACCTCGCCCTGGCGGCACTGGTGCTCGCCGGCATGGGGCTCGCCAGCCGCGGTGGTGTGACGGGCCCGTCGCATGCGCTGTTCGAGGTGGCGGCCGCGGTCACCGCGGCCGTGCTGTACCTGTCGCTGCACGCGCCGCGGCCGCTGCGTGCGTACTGGCTGCGGCGCCAGTCCCACCGGCTCGGCCACCGGCTGCACCCCCTGCCGTGCTGGTACGTCGACGTGGACAGCGGTGCCGAGTGGTGGTCCCCGTCCCTGCGCGCCCTGCTCGGCCTCGGCCAGGAGGACACCGCGGACGCGCAGCGCTTCCTGGCGCTGGTGCACGACGACGACCGGCAGGCGGTGCAGCGGGCCTTCGCGGACCAGCTGACGGGCGAGCTGACGGGCCAGGCGGCGGAGATCCAGTATCGCATCCGACGTGCCGGCGACGGTGAGCTGCGGTGGGTCAAGGCCACGGCCGAGGTCCTGACGGACCTCGAAGGTGGTCGGGCGCTGGGCCTGTACGGCACCCTGACCGACATCACGTCCTTCAAGCGGGTGGAGGCGCACCTCCAACAGGCCCTGGAGGCGGCGCAGCGGGCCACAGGGGAGCTGTCCGTGCTGAAGGATCGGTTCGAGTACCAGTCCCTGCATGATTCGCTCACGGGGCTGGCGAACCGGTCGCTGCTGGGCGCCCAGCTCGACCAGGCCTGGGCCTGGCACCGGCGCCATGGCGACGGCCTGGTCGTGCTCGCGATCGACCTCGACGGCTTCAAGTCCGTCAACGACCGCGACGGCCACGCCGCGGGCGACCGGCTCCTGATCGACGTGGCCCACCGGTTGCGGCGCTGTGTGCGTGAGGCCGACATCCTGGCCCGCTCCGGCGGTGACGAGTTCACGGTCATCCTGCCGGGGGCGAGCCTCGTCGAGGCGGGCGCGGTCGCCGATCGGATGCACCTGGCACTGGTCGCACCCCAGCAGGGACCGACACCCGGCGTGGCGGGGGTGTCCGCCAGCATCGGCATCGCGCAGGCCGCGCACCACCAGTCGGAGCCGGACGACCTGCTGCGGGAGGCGGACATCGCGCTGTACGCCGCCAAGGCCGCCGGCAAGGGACGCAGCCGGGTGTACGCGCCGGGCTACCAGCGCACCCGAGGCTGACCGCGCCGCGGGCGAGCGCCCGTAGCGCTGCACGGTCACGAGGACGGGTCGCCGCCCTGCACGTCGGCGTCCCGCGGCGGCAGCTGGAACGTCCTGGCCTGCTCGACGGCCTCGACCCCGGCGACCGCCGAGAGCCCCGGCAGGGCGGAGCGGGCGACACGCCCGCTGAGGGTCCCGAGCGTCGACTGCACGCCGGTCACCGCGAGCCCCTGCGACGCCAGGCCCTCCACGACCTCGTCGAGGTGGGCGAGGCCGTCGTCGCCGACCGCGACCACGACGTCGACCTCCTCGGCCGGGTCCTCGGTCGGGTCGTCGGTCACCGGCGGGGCGCCTGGACGAGCCCCGCCCCGACGTCGGCCGACGCCAGCGGGAGGCGCCGCGCCGTGGTCGTGACGCGCGCGGCCAGCTCCGCCCCGGTCGCGTCGGGGTCGGACTCGGCGAGCAGCGCGAGCACCCCGGCGACGTGGGGGGTGGCCATGGACGTGCCGTTCCACCGGTCGTAGGACGCTCCGGGGATGGACGAGTGGACGTCCACCCCCGGGGCCGCCACGTCGACCTGCCCGCCGTTGGGGTTGACGCCGCTGTTGGAGAACGGCGCGACGGCCAGGTTCCGGTCGACGGCACCGACCGCCATGATCGAGGGGCAGTTGGCCGGATGTGACACCGGCCGGACGGTCCCGGACTCCCGGCGGCTGTCGTTGCCGGCCGCCGCGACGATCACGGTCCCGGCGCGCAGGGACCGGCGCGCGACCGCCTCGTAGACCTGCGAGAAGGCCTGCTCGGGCTCGGTCGGCGCGCCGAGCGACATCGACACGACCCGGCAGCGGGTGCGCAGCGCCCAGTCCATGCCGGCGAGGATCCCGCGGTCCGCGCCGCCCCCGCGGTTGCTCAGCACCTTGCCGGCGTAGATCTCCGCGCCGTGCGCGACGCCGTAGCGGGGCAGCACCTGCGTGCGCAGGCTGCCGCACGCGGAGCCGATGCAGTGCGTGCCGTGCCCGTGCTCGTCCTGGGCCGACTCCCCGTCGACGAACGACTCCATCTGCACCACGCGGTCGGCGTAGTCGGGGGCGGCGTCGAACCCGGTGTCCAGGACGGCCACGCGCACCCCCGTGCCGCTGAGGCAGGACTCCACCGCGTGGACCGCTTGCAGCCCCCAGGTGGCCTCGCTCTCGTCCGGCCACGGCGCGCCGTCGGCGGCGGCGGCCCCGGCGGGTGCG contains:
- a CDS encoding beta-propeller domain-containing protein, translating into MRDSRTRWAGSAVLAGALALVLVAVPGTGTAGAEQHGPVRGACPAEVPAGRFVDVTPGSVHAGAIDCAAWWGIARGVGDDRYAPGGDVLRAQMASFVARLVRGSGGALPASPADAFTDDGGSVHHYATNRLAAVGVLEGLGDGTYRPRAPVTRGQMASILVRSLEARIGQALPAAPRDHFADDAGSVHEQAINKAAEAGLALGVTPGRFHPTETVTRGQGASFLARGLGLLVDRGLVRDSPGTLRAASALRSFTACEDLLGHLKEEALAIVGPYGLDQHNLGVFPQRPLVDDGGGFPEPAPVGAPDSEAPPAPEPGVDFSDTNVQEEGVDEADLVKTDGRQLLTIADGRLHRTDVTGAGPVAAGSLPVPGHASELLLAGDRALVLSRDYRQRGGDHYEETGVLSLVDVAEGQPMQVVETLELDGFALSARMVEGVARVVVNSAPALPFAFPDFTQPDAEAVAARENRVRVEASTAEDWLPGYTRADASGTVVEQGTLLDCAQVDRPPEFSGLNLLSVVTVDLAESFAPDTSMGLLATGQTVYASPTGLYVATARWDAVTGTDWWDTGTTTEIHAFDIADTRSTSYLASGKVEGFTLNQFALSEHDGVLRVATTSERAGQTAESESQVIVLAAQGTTLEEVGRVGGLGQGERIQAVRFIGDIGYVVTFRQIDPLYTIDLSDPTAPAVLGELKILGYSAYLHPVGEGLLLGVGVDADEAGTRLGTQVSLFDVSDPADPRRLHQATVAGGFSEVEFDHRAFLWWGPTGRAVVPLSIHASGAEPGPEDGFVGVVGFDVDADAGITEAGRVTHDADHTAGDPFWSVPAIRRSLVVGDTLYTVSFAGVQASDLSTLTDRGWVPFEPPGP
- a CDS encoding sensor domain-containing diguanylate cyclase — protein: MGLVDVLSWVDGAIFCVVGVLAVLRWRRDRTHGTGAIAVAFVLLAVVSLADLATHVVGRASWLQPVTVLAFAGVGYAVLEHRAGLFGLATRWRVAAAVGLSAATAVLLVTGFTRVDARLSSVAALALILVWSTCMLEPAVRLWRAAGSAATIQSAQLRLLSGSYLALAALVLAGMGLASRGGVTGPSHALFEVAAAVTAAVLYLSLHAPRPLRAYWLRRQSHRLGHRLHPLPCWYVDVDSGAEWWSPSLRALLGLGQEDTADAQRFLALVHDDDRQAVQRAFADQLTGELTGQAAEIQYRIRRAGDGELRWVKATAEVLTDLEGGRALGLYGTLTDITSFKRVEAHLQQALEAAQRATGELSVLKDRFEYQSLHDSLTGLANRSLLGAQLDQAWAWHRRHGDGLVVLAIDLDGFKSVNDRDGHAAGDRLLIDVAHRLRRCVREADILARSGGDEFTVILPGASLVEAGAVADRMHLALVAPQQGPTPGVAGVSASIGIAQAAHHQSEPDDLLREADIALYAAKAAGKGRSRVYAPGYQRTRG
- a CDS encoding S8 family serine peptidase — protein: MARWDDMAARGPVGPGELTGAYLVLLDADAVGEGVRALENGTGLSMASASDLADAAAGRHALDEADAIVFAELGCAVVQPAPDQVEGLRTASRSAPAILAMEPERVVHAIEQHPHSPVTLDYLRGYRDGIAHLVDGLGVGAAPAGAAAADGAPWPDESEATWGLQAVHAVESCLSGTGVRVAVLDTGFDAAPDYADRVVQMESFVDGESAQDEHGHGTHCIGSACGSLRTQVLPRYGVAHGAEIYAGKVLSNRGGGADRGILAGMDWALRTRCRVVSMSLGAPTEPEQAFSQVYEAVARRSLRAGTVIVAAAGNDSRRESGTVRPVSHPANCPSIMAVGAVDRNLAVAPFSNSGVNPNGGQVDVAAPGVDVHSSIPGASYDRWNGTSMATPHVAGVLALLAESDPDATGAELAARVTTTARRLPLASADVGAGLVQAPRR